A genomic stretch from Telopea speciosissima isolate NSW1024214 ecotype Mountain lineage chromosome 7, Tspe_v1, whole genome shotgun sequence includes:
- the LOC122667262 gene encoding uncharacterized protein LOC122667262, giving the protein MEFNAESEICEKCGVEGYSELLVYCSQCKVSLEHRYCLDKLPEQDVLEVIWSCEQCAPRASSPFNGLGLHQSTRSECLRNRKRKKTINFSEAEIHVQNCDNATVIQSHKVCLKGDTQMNDNVPDPAEVATDPLPCEENYMQCSSDGSSEEAMKSKKQRRKLILYDGGSSDEDTESAKDSDSAVVPDVRNAPFGCSSHELSPECHYYGPAQPIIDPIWRGCFSICNEKSGKVVGTIAHLSNKACFKVFEGANALPVLVGVEMLPRLNAWPKSFRRSLPTDESIGLYFFPESKCDEAVVFDGLLHEIIDRDLALKYVTDNAELLIFSSLQLPLLFQRFHGKYYLWGVFRGKQVSLPPQPADHILIQENSIECAMPSTSAQVILAAEKGGTPIKTWSQRSPVSPLSMRSIYGTLRSSMHMKERKSNMHMKKRGKTERI; this is encoded by the exons CTACTGCTTAGACAAGTTGCCAGAACAAGATGTTCTAGAAGTCATTTGGTCATGTGAGCAATGTGCACCTAGGGCATCATCTCCCTTCAACGGGCTTGGTTTACATCAATCTACGAGAAGTGAATGTCTGAGGAATAGGAAGAGGAAAAAGACGATCAATTTCTCAGAAGCTGAGATACATGTGCAGAATTGTGACAATGCTACTGTAATACAATCTCATAAGGTTTGTTTGAAGGGAGACACACAGATGAATGACAATGTGCCTGACCCTGCAGAGGTAGCAACTGATCCTCTTCCATGTGAGGAAAACTATATGCAGTGCTCTTCTGATGGTAGTAGTGAAGAAGCTATGAAGtcgaaaaaacagagaagaaaattaATACTGTATGATGGGGGGAGTTCAGATGAGGATACTGAATCTGCCAAAGACAGCGACTCTGCAGTAGTGCCAGATGTCAGGAATGCTCCTTTTGGCTGCTCAAGCCATGAACTATCTCCAGAATGTCATTACTATGGCCCTGCACAGCCAATCATTGATCCTATCTGGAG GGGTTGCTTTAGCATATGTAATGAAAAATCTGGTAAAGTAGTAGGTACTATTGCCCATTTATCAAACAAAGCATGCTTCAAAGTATTTGAGGGGGCAAATGCACTGCCAGTTTTGGTTGGAGTGGAAATGCTGCCAAGGCTTAATGCCTGGCCAAAAAGTTTCAGAAGATCATTGCCCACTGATGAGAGTATTGGTCTTTATTTCTTCCCTGAAAGCAAATG TGATGAAGCAGTAGTGTTTGATGGGCTTCTCCATGAAATAATTGATCGGGACCTTGCACTGAAATATGTAACTGATAATGCAGAGCTCctaatcttctcttctcttcaattGCCACTACTATTCCAGA GATTTCATGGGAAGTATTATCTCTGGGGTGTATTTAGGGGGAAGCAAGTTTCACTTCCCCCACAACCAGCTGACCATATTTTGATACAAGAAAACAGCATCGAGTGTGCCATGCCATCTACATCAGCGCAGGTAATTTTGGCAGCCGAAAAGGGAGGGACCCCCATTAAGACCTGGAGCCAGCGGAGTCCTGTCAGTCCATTAAGCATGAGAAGCATCTATGG GACCTTGAGAAGCAGCATGCATATGAAGGAGAGGAAAAGCAACATGCAtatgaagaaaagaggaaaaacagaaagaatatga